The Paenibacillus sp. BIC5C1 DNA segment GGGCTTGAGGTTTCCACAGTTTATTTGGAAGCATCCATTGCGGACCATATACTGACGTTATTGAAGCAGCATGAAGCAGAGTATCTCATTGATTGTCAATGGGATTACTGTTATTCAGGCAACCCGGAGCATCCTATTCGAACCAATCTGGACCCCGAGTGCAGAGCGAAGAACATATTGCTGGAGGAATTAACCCAGATTGTGAAGGTGGTCGTCCTAAGCAGCCGTAATCACCAGGAGATGCTTGAGGCGTTACGGAACCTTCATGTGGTGACCTACATGCATGGAACAGAGAATATCATCGATATTAGTCCTGAGGGCGTGAATAAATGGACAGGACTGCAAGCACTTGGGGTCTTTTCCCATGATTTCATTGCTTTTGGAAATGATGCGAATGATATTCCCATGTTTGAGTATGCGAGTCGTTCCATTTGTGTGGGACAACATGAGAAGCTAGCTCAGATTGCGAGTGAAAGGGTAGAGAGCCAAGAGAAGAATGTCATGGACAAAATTATTGAAATTGCAGAAAGATTGGAAGAAGAAAGCAGTATATTTGACGAGTCAAAGGTAGAGGTCGAAGATAGTGCAACAGGATGATCACTAACGGGATTTAGCATTAGAGATAATCTAAAAATCAAGAAGGAGTCCGCCATTAGTGGACTCCTTCTTTCTCATAACAAGCCTCTCTCTTCTAAACGTAACTGATGATCCCCATGATGAACTCATAGAGGAAGTATAGGGAAAATCCAAATAGCAGTATTCCGGCTATGACGGAAACCCAGCGAATCATGGAGCGACTCATTACTCTTCTAGTAACCGACACCACCGACAAAAGCCCCAAATCGTGAATTAGAATACCACTCATTACGCCGCATGCTGCGATAGCAAAGCTGGCTGAATGTGCTGAGCTATAGGAATCAGATAACACTGCACCGAATACGGAAACCCAAAAAATCAGATTCCCTGGAGATACGGCGACAAGTAACCCATTGCGATATGTACTAAAGAATGATTTCTGTGTCTTTTCGTCTGCAGGAGTAATATCTTTATCCGCATTCTTAATGGAATCGTAGCCCAGATAGGCCAGAAATCCTGCACCTACCAGCCAAAGCGGGATCTGCACATACGGCAAGGCCAGTACAGAAGCGAAGCCAAAGTACATGGCGAGTATAAGCGTAACATCAATCGTCATCCCACCGAGCCCAACTGCCCATCCGTGGATAAACCCATTTTTCAAACCTTGCTTTGTCATTTCTACAGTAATTGCTCCGACTGGCATGGCAATGGCAAGACCAATCAAGAAATATTTTAGATAAACTTCCATTTCACATCCCTTTCATCTCAGTTGATTCATCTTACTGTTGTAAAGTAAAAATGTATTTTTTAATTTAATACACCTATCTTCGAATATCAAGTGAAAAATAATTGGGGAAATTCAGCAGTGGCCCCGTTTTCGCTAATATTTTCGTATGTTCAAAAAGTGATTAGTGCTGAAGGAAGTAATTCTTTTTCATCCTTTACTTATATTGTATAATTATGGATGAGAAAACGGCCTATTACAGCTTAAGGGCCTATTGAAAACGAAGAGGTGATCAGATGCGGAAACCGGTAGATGAACCCATGTTTTATTCGTATCCGGGTATGGTGGCGATAGTTACATCCCGTCATAAGGACATTCAGAATGTGATGGCTTCAGGCTGGCATACCTATATTGGATCGTCTCCCGGAATTTACGGGGTATCGCTGAGGAAGGAAACGTACTCTTATGAATTGATTGAGCAGAGTGGAGTATTCGGGGTACACTTTCTTCCGGGTCATCATTCGGAGTGGATTCAGGCTGCGGGAACCTTCAGTGGAAGAGACACAGACAAATTCTCGAAATTCGGGATTACATACGAAGAAGGAATCAAAGTGAATGTCCCAATTTTGACCGAAGCTTATTTTGCTTACGAGTGCAAGGTTATCGATATCACAACGTATGGGGATCATGAATGGATTGCAGGTGAAGTGTTACAGCGGTATCTAGACACGGAATACTTCCTGGACAATGGAATGGTTAATCTGGACAAATTGCAGATTCCAATGTACATAGGACGATCCTCTTATCGGATTCTTAATGGGAGTGCGGAAGAGAAGGTTCATCCGTTTTACCTCTAGGGTCCTAGGCACCAAGATGCAATTATGAGCAAAACTTTCAATCCGGCAAGAGATAGGTTTATAATGGTTATTGGCTGCTGAGCAAGTCGGCAGCCTTTTCCTATTGGCGCGAACACTCCACAGACCCTCAGAGGGATCTGCTCATATATGAAATAAAAGGCAAGGTAATATTAGCCATTCCATGAAAAATGCTGTATTTAACAATAAAATTAGAGTATGATTTTACAGCTATATATGCTTGGCAGGAAAGGTTACATCGTTTCATTGGATTGTAACTATTGCTGTAATTTGTGAATAATCTTTCGGGCGTATAATGCTAAACGGGAGATAACAACAAAGATATAAAGAAATCGTAATCATAAAACATCATGGTTAAGTAACTCGTCTTCTTTATGTTGTAAATGAATGATGGAAGGTGCAATACGTATGTTAATGACAACCAGAACCACAAGGAGTTCTCGAACGCCCCAGACATGCATGATGTCGACTCACATTGTCAAGGAGGGGCTCGCATGCCACAATCGTTGAAAAGCAAGCGACATATGAACGGACTGGATGGTTTGCGAGCCATCGCTGTGCTTGCAGTTATAGGGTATCATCTGAATTTAGGTTTTATTCCGGGCGGTTTGCTCGGTGTAGGCATTTTCTTTGTTCTATCAGGGTATTTGATTACAGACATTCTTTTGACACAATGGCAGGAGCATGGCCGGATATCGCTCGGTGATTTCTGGGTGCGAAGAGTAAGGCGCTTGTTACCTGGCATGATCACGATGACAGCGGTGGTGATGATTTGGTTGCTCTGCACAGATCCAGCTCGACTCGCTGCGTTGCGTGGTGACATTGTCTCGGGAGTATTATACATAAGCAATTGGTGGTATATCTTTCATAACGTTTCCTATTTCGAAAGTTTCGGCCCTCCATCACCCTTTGGACATTTCTGGTCGCTGGCTGTGGAAGAACAGTTTTACATTGTATGGCCCCTTCTACTGGTCGCAGCAATCGTCTTGTTCAAAAGAAAGGGATGGCTGGTCGTCTTTATTGTCGTGGCAGCTGAATTGTCTGCTGGTGCAATGGCCATCATGTATAATCCGGATCTAGACCCGAGCCGTGTTTATTATGGAACAGACACAAGAGCATTTGCTCTACTGGCTGGTGCTGCACTGGCCGTGGTATGGCCGAGTCGCAAACTATCGTCATCCCTTGCCCGCATCAATCGCCTTGTCCTGGACGTGTTAGGCTTAGCTGCGCTTGCTTGGTTGATCTACATGATGCTGAATAGCAGTGAGTACGACCCTTCATTGTATCGAGGAGGAATGGTACTTCAGGCCATAGCGACGACACTGCTCGTAGCTGTATTGGCTCATCCATCATCCTTCCTGGCAAGGCTCATTGGCGCTAAGCCATTGCGCTGGATTGGTGAAAGGTCCTATGGTTTATATTTGTGGCACTATCCTGTCATTATTCTAACGAGTCCAACGGTAGACACGGGTGGAGCACATCCTGTGCGAATGGTTTTGCAGATTGCAGCAACGGTTGCACTGGCCTCCTTGTCACTTAAATATATTGAAAATCCAATACGTCACAACGGATTTCGCGATTCCTGGTCCCGGTTATGGGGAAGAGGGCGCAATACAACAGGTATTCGCAACGTATGGTGGAAGCGCGCTGGATTGCTGATGAGCATTCTGTTAATGTGCTTTACAGTGTCACAGATGATGATTACTTCAGCAGCGAATTCTGATTCCCATTCGGTATCGATGTCGGCTACGCTGAATGGAGATCATTCCGTAACGGAGGAAAAAGGGCAGGATGTTCTTCCAGCAACAGTGAGCACTTCTGGGGCGGACAACCAACCTGCGCCACAGAAAAACGACAAACCAGCAGCGAACGAAAATCCACCAGGTAATGGAGAACAGCAAACGACGAAGCCAGATAAGGCTCCCCAATCTGAGGAGCCAAACTCAGGTGAGCAGAAAGGATCAACCCCCGGCGACTCGAACCACGCTGTTGGTAAACCCAAAGGCAGCAACGAAAATCCGGGAAATCCAGAAGACGACGGTAACGGACAACCGGAGGATCCGGATAATACGTCAGATTCCTCCAAAGAGGAAGTGGAAACAGCCCCTCCAGCCAAAGACGGAAAAATTCATTATACGATCATTGGAGATTCGGTTATTTTGGACGCCAAGCCTTATCTTGAACAAACCATATCGGGCGTGCACGTGGACGGTCATATCGGCCGTCAGATGTGGGAGGCTGCCGATGTATTGGATGGCCTGAAGAGAAATAATCAAATGGGCAGTCAGGTCGTACTGGAGCTTGGAACAAACGGTTCCTTCAATTCCAAAAGTCTGAATTCTGTACTGGATTATTTGAAAGATGAAGAACATGTTTATCTGGTTACCGTGCGAGTCCCTCGCCCATGGGAACGAACCGTGAATAAAGCACTGAACGAAGCGGCTTCCGATTATAGCAATGTATCTCTCATTGACTGGCACACTGCGAGTGAGGGGCATGACGAATATTTCGAAAAAGATGGCGTACATCTGACGAAGGAAGGTTCGGCAGCATTTGCAGCACTTGTGAAAGACAACATGAAATAAATCAGAACTTATCTATTCATTTATTTATAGTTCATGAATGTTTACGGCCCCAAATTAGAGACATTAAGGTTAACTCCATAAAAGAAGAACAAAACAGCCGATGCTTCCCTAACAAGGAGTCATCGGCTGTTTTGTTGATTAACGCTGTATGTGAATAGCACACATCATTATTGATAGGATTCGTATCGCTGCTGGAACGAAGACTCCATCTCCAGTTGCTTAGCCAACTGCTGCTTCACTTTTTCTCCACGTCTGGCTTGCAGCTCTTGCAGCTGTTCTGTAGAGCTGAATTGATCGGCGGCCATATCAATGAGCAGCTCTGCGAGCACGTCCGCATCTTCCAATGCTGCATTCAATCCAAAAGCGCCCGTTGGAGTCATCGTGTGAGCGGCATCCCCAAGCAAGACTATGTTGTCCTTCGCCCACGAATCGGCAAAACTGCTCTCTACGGATAACAAAACAAAATCACTCCAGGTTTGGATATGTTCAGCTACCGAATCAGCGAGACAGGGAAAGGCCGCCACGAGTTTCTGTACAAAGGGAGCAAAAGGCTGTTCACGCAGCTTAGAGAAGGACCCTTGAGGAATGTTCCATCCGATCTGTACGTATCCTCCGAATTGTGAGAATAACGCCAACTGCTGCCCATCCATACTGGCCATCCGAACAGCAGGTTCCCAGCCTGCTGGAGCAGGAATGCGAGCCCATAACAGGTCGTATCCATGTTTGCGGATATCCGGGGTCAGACCAGCGTGTCTGCGTACAGCTGAATATCTGCCATCTGCACCAACAATTACCGCTGCTTCGATGGAAGCAGGTCGTCCTTCTTGCCGAATGTTGATGCCAACCGTGTGGTCAGCCTTATTTCGTAACAACCCAGTCATAACCGTATTATAAAGAACTTGGTCGTTTCCCTGGTGCTGTGATTGTGACACGATGACTTCCAGCAGATGATCCTGCGGCACGTGAATGCCTACATGGTATTCTTGCTCTCCAGGGAAAATGGTGTGGATGATCTGACCATTCTCCCAATATTGAATTTGCTCCAGGGGCAGCACGCCACGCTGGGTGACAGCAGCGTATAACCCATGCTTGTTCAATACATGTTCACCATCTGCATTGAGCACTTCGCCACGAAACGACTTAAGCAGGTGCGGCTGGCGCTCGATCAGAATGGTGGATATTCCCTGCCGTCTCAGCAGGAATGAGAGTAGAGCCCCTCCAGGGCCAGCTCCCACAATACAAACGTCAGTTTTTAAATGCGTATTTTGATTCATGTGTAAAATTCCCTTGCAATATAATGGATGAAAATCGTATTACTTTATAATAACAGATTTATAAAAATCATTAAGTAACTAAAAGTAACTTTAAAGATATAGGTTATTATAAACAAATTCATTCCAATATTGCAATAGAATCATTCTATTTCTATGCAGTAAGGGGGATTCAAGCCTGCGGTATTGCTTTTCAGCTTATGAGCGCAGGCCTGATAAGGACAGCAAATTCTTTTATAGGAAATACTCTGATTACTATGTGATCAATCGGTTGGTTATGCGAGCCACACGTTCTCCCAGAGCTTTACCCAGTGCTATGCCTTGTTCGCTGAGCAGATCATCACTGTCCACCGGGCAAGTCACCCCAACACCGTAATAGGAGCCATATAATGCATTATCTGCAAAGTTCCCAGGTAGCCCGGTAATAATCATGCCCTGATGAAGCATCGGTGTCAGCAAATGAATCAACGTTGATTCCAGTCCACCATGTTCGGTGGCGATGGTACAGAACACTGCGCCGACTTTGTCTACAAGTTTGCCCTCTGCCCAGAGGTAGCCCAACTTGTCGATCCATTTTTTCAAACCCGAACTGATGGAGCCAAAAT contains these protein-coding regions:
- a CDS encoding flavin reductase family protein, coding for MRKPVDEPMFYSYPGMVAIVTSRHKDIQNVMASGWHTYIGSSPGIYGVSLRKETYSYELIEQSGVFGVHFLPGHHSEWIQAAGTFSGRDTDKFSKFGITYEEGIKVNVPILTEAYFAYECKVIDITTYGDHEWIAGEVLQRYLDTEYFLDNGMVNLDKLQIPMYIGRSSYRILNGSAEEKVHPFYL
- a CDS encoding HAD hydrolase family protein, with translation MMMKFVFDLDGTICFQGKPLTSEMVQTLDFLMEKGHELIFASARPIRDLLPILPVHMQHFPMVGGNGGFVYRSGLEVSTVYLEASIADHILTLLKQHEAEYLIDCQWDYCYSGNPEHPIRTNLDPECRAKNILLEELTQIVKVVVLSSRNHQEMLEALRNLHVVTYMHGTENIIDISPEGVNKWTGLQALGVFSHDFIAFGNDANDIPMFEYASRSICVGQHEKLAQIASERVESQEKNVMDKIIEIAERLEEESSIFDESKVEVEDSATG
- a CDS encoding LysE family translocator; the protein is MEVYLKYFLIGLAIAMPVGAITVEMTKQGLKNGFIHGWAVGLGGMTIDVTLILAMYFGFASVLALPYVQIPLWLVGAGFLAYLGYDSIKNADKDITPADEKTQKSFFSTYRNGLLVAVSPGNLIFWVSVFGAVLSDSYSSAHSASFAIAACGVMSGILIHDLGLLSVVSVTRRVMSRSMIRWVSVIAGILLFGFSLYFLYEFIMGIISYV
- a CDS encoding acyltransferase family protein: MPQSLKSKRHMNGLDGLRAIAVLAVIGYHLNLGFIPGGLLGVGIFFVLSGYLITDILLTQWQEHGRISLGDFWVRRVRRLLPGMITMTAVVMIWLLCTDPARLAALRGDIVSGVLYISNWWYIFHNVSYFESFGPPSPFGHFWSLAVEEQFYIVWPLLLVAAIVLFKRKGWLVVFIVVAAELSAGAMAIMYNPDLDPSRVYYGTDTRAFALLAGAALAVVWPSRKLSSSLARINRLVLDVLGLAALAWLIYMMLNSSEYDPSLYRGGMVLQAIATTLLVAVLAHPSSFLARLIGAKPLRWIGERSYGLYLWHYPVIILTSPTVDTGGAHPVRMVLQIAATVALASLSLKYIENPIRHNGFRDSWSRLWGRGRNTTGIRNVWWKRAGLLMSILLMCFTVSQMMITSAANSDSHSVSMSATLNGDHSVTEEKGQDVLPATVSTSGADNQPAPQKNDKPAANENPPGNGEQQTTKPDKAPQSEEPNSGEQKGSTPGDSNHAVGKPKGSNENPGNPEDDGNGQPEDPDNTSDSSKEEVETAPPAKDGKIHYTIIGDSVILDAKPYLEQTISGVHVDGHIGRQMWEAADVLDGLKRNNQMGSQVVLELGTNGSFNSKSLNSVLDYLKDEEHVYLVTVRVPRPWERTVNKALNEAASDYSNVSLIDWHTASEGHDEYFEKDGVHLTKEGSAAFAALVKDNMK
- a CDS encoding FAD-dependent monooxygenase, whose translation is MNQNTHLKTDVCIVGAGPGGALLSFLLRRQGISTILIERQPHLLKSFRGEVLNADGEHVLNKHGLYAAVTQRGVLPLEQIQYWENGQIIHTIFPGEQEYHVGIHVPQDHLLEVIVSQSQHQGNDQVLYNTVMTGLLRNKADHTVGINIRQEGRPASIEAAVIVGADGRYSAVRRHAGLTPDIRKHGYDLLWARIPAPAGWEPAVRMASMDGQQLALFSQFGGYVQIGWNIPQGSFSKLREQPFAPFVQKLVAAFPCLADSVAEHIQTWSDFVLLSVESSFADSWAKDNIVLLGDAAHTMTPTGAFGLNAALEDADVLAELLIDMAADQFSSTEQLQELQARRGEKVKQQLAKQLEMESSFQQRYESYQ
- a CDS encoding NAD(P)H-dependent oxidoreductase, producing MNIYIVFDSEGGHTRALAESIAAGAASVHGATVHLHSTEEADIYKLVEMDAIIWGCPGHFGSISSGLKKWIDKLGYLWAEGKLVDKVGAVFCTIATEHGGLESTLIHLLTPMLHQGMIITGLPGNFADNALYGSYYGVGVTCPVDSDDLLSEQGIALGKALGERVARITNRLIT